The Coffea arabica cultivar ET-39 chromosome 6e, Coffea Arabica ET-39 HiFi, whole genome shotgun sequence genome contains the following window.
CTAGTACTCAGGTATGAATGGTACATGGATGACAAAACCAAATATAAGGAAACGTAAACGGCAATAAGACCGAACACCAATTTAACAAAATGCTTAAAGAACAGAAAGAGGCTGCAAGATGTCATGGTTTGTTCAACACACAGTTAACTATTTCCTAGAATCCGTCCATATCACAGTGAAGATTCCCAAATAGAAAGTATAGACAACATCacaaagaaacagaaaaaataaaataaaataaaaaaccttACCGATTCATCCTCAGAGTCCATATCATAATCCCCATCTATATCTGGTCCATTTGATTGAGATTCTATCAATATTACTCAAGTAAGGTACTGCACAAGGTCATCATAAGATGTAACCCAACAGAGAACATAATACGAAATCTTCTTACCAATATTCGGTTCAGCACTTCCCCTGTCATAGTCACCTTCTTTGTACTCGATCCTCATTCGTTCTTGCGGTGAACTCGAGTCCAATTTGCAATGACCTGGAGAGCTAACAAGGTTCTCTGCCAGCATTGTTGAGTACCTGAAATTTCAAGCATTGATACATCATTTTTATCTTGCAGTGACGGGCACAACCAGAAAAATATGAAAAGGGAATGCTATTGTTCCTGATCTATAGGGTTACCAGAAAGCAGGCCCCAACGTACCTTTCGGTTTGCCCAAGGAGGAACTCAAGTTGTTTATCAAgtgcctttttcttcttctcatcAAGCTCCAACTGATGCTTGTAAAGAACCTAAAAACATAAAgttaaaagaatttttcaaGCAATTTCCAATAACTCTGAGACGCTTAGTGGAAGAAATTGACCAAATATTCATTTTACCAGCTTCTctattttcaaccaaaatttcttCACGTCTTTAGAAATGTTGAGTGCAACTTTTTTCAACCTATGCTCTTCTTCCTGGTAACATTCATGGACATAATTATATGACTATCAAATCAGTGTGAACcacaaaagataaagagaatTTGATTTTGCTACATTTATTAGTATAAATACAGTTTAATGTAGAAACACAGAACCTTCACTCTCTTCTCTCCTCTTGTAGCCTGCTCCAACATACCCTTGCTGGCTCTGATTGCAACCTTCTTTGCCTGTGCCaatttccactttctctctgaCTCAAAGTCCTGAATGATACATTTGTTAGTGTAAGGGAAAAGTCAAAGTATAATTTATCACTTacaaaaattttgctgaatGAAGAATTCactccaaaaaacaaaaagagacgCTACCTTTGACAACCAAACCATCTCCTCCAAAACATGATCCCAATGTGTTTTAGGACGCCGAGGTTCTTTTGGAGCTTCAAGCGCCTATCAATATGAAATACATCAATGAATTGCTGCGCGCATCAGACTTCCATAGAAAAAATATTCAACAAACTTTGTGTGCTGAATCTTAAAccacaagattatataccaccTCAAAGAACcagaatctctctctctctctctccccctatTTTTAATGGAATGCGGCAAATTAAGTAGACCATCAATTATACTGAAGCATGACTTCAAGctactcaattttgactccaCAAAAGATACTAATTCCTTCATAACAGTTTTGTTTAAGTCAGCTCAAATGAATCAAAACAAATGCTAAAAGCACCATACAAATACGTCAGAATGGTGCAATTACAGAAAGACGTCACTGTCAAACAGAACACAGAATTTGAAATACAGaagtataaaagaaaaaaaaacttaactGTCAAACCAACTATTTGATGGGCCATGACAGTCTAACATATATAATTCTGGAtggatttgaaatttgaagtgacAAAATGTTTCGGATTTAAATACACGATATATTCTACATTATGTAAAACTCAACTCCGTGATCTGCAATACAATTTGGGCAGCATCCACTGAAGAAAGGAAACAAAGCCAAGTTCACATTCATTAAGTAGTTAATCTCTCAATAACTCAAGTTTGAGTCCCAGTTCATTTGTAACTCTTGTGAGTTGCTACGATACAAGAAAGGAGCATTTTGAGTTACTGACTACATTTGTCTACAGTCATTTATTTACCAATGtaatctcataataaagaacaagaTTTTGTCATATGATTGTAAGCTTAAAGAGATGTAATAAGATGGGAAAAGGTTGCCCTTGTTTTTGTGCAGTTAGATTACATTTAAGCTGCAAAACTTCAGTTGTGCAGGGCCCACAGCAACCAGTTCAAGTAGCACATCAATCAATTTCGCAATGAAATTGACTATTACAATGTAGAACTCCTTTAGAATGTGTGCTTGCTTGTAGGTACGAGATAAGTAGTACATTGATAAAGAAAGAGTAATAAAGGAGTATCAGAAGCTCGATATAAGATATACATCCACTGCCAACAGATTAGATGTAACAGTGAAGGGCCTCAAACAAGAGAGTTCTTTTCTCTTACTTTCTGCCGCCTGGCTCGCGTTTCATGGTCAAGCTTAGACCTGGGACCTTTGGAGGCCATGAGTATCCTTAGATCCCTATGTCATACTCAAATCCTGCacacagaaaaaaagaaaattcagatGAGTTTGACTGCATGACATCCAcatgataaaaaataaacatttcGATCAATACACGTCTCCAAAAAAAAGGTAAGATGATCAAAAACCCAAGATAAAGCCTCAGATGAAATAATCTAATCATAAGTTCGATCTTCCAACTTGCAGTTAAATGTAATTAATTATAATGGTCACAAGTAAGAAGATAGCTTCCTGTGGTTTTGTTCCACTAGCATATCTAAGTTCCTCCCCAAACTACTGCCAAAAGTTAATTACACCAAGACAGCTTAGATATCTTGATTGCTTTAATTTTAGCAACAAAGTTGCAGGTTCATATAAAAGATTGATTTTGCCTTCTGAAGATCCTATCTGACAATGAAGtgcaaattattcaaaattaggCAGGTGATCCTCCTGGTTAAGAGTCAAATATACAGAATAACCAAAAAGAAATCAGCTTACATCCATAAATAAGTAGCCAAATAACAGAACAGAATCGCCATGGTGGTAGATTTTTTCaatggtgtaaaaaaaaaatcattaaagtcAGGACAAATCGTGCTGATCTTTACTTTCTACTCAAAAAACATGGCAAAGAGAAAAGATAAACGTTTTTCAACATTTCAAGTTTCAATTTCCCATCAACTAGGAATCCGAGctgattaaaataaattaagtcCAAAAATACCAAGGAGTGACCAGGACTTTTCTCGTGATATGTCGCCAGGAAAGGTATAGGTGGGTTCATTAACTCATAGGGAAATGTATTCAAGGATTGAAGTCTCAAGGTACATCTTATGAACATAAACTAGATTTGAAGTAATATGAAATATTTCTCAATGCAGGGGCATGGGTGTTATTTAACAAAAGGAAGAATTGTCCTGAAATTACTTAACAAAAATTTCTAAGCGACTACATGGGCATAAGCTGTCAACATTGGTTGCACAGTGTTTTATATCAATTTATTTGTAAAGATTGAAGGACGGTGAATCAATATGGTACCAAATCCAATGTTCATACTACAGAAGGTAACCCAATTAAACTGGAAGTttttctaattaaaaaaaaaggaaaaaaaccacATTTGGGCAGGGGGCATGGGAGTTAAGAGGGTGAACCTGGTTAGAGAGTGTGCTGCTTGGTAACAAACCTGGCTTGACAATTAACTCAGGAGTTACTTAACTCTATTTGCAAGATTCAAGGCAAGAACCACTTACAATTTAAAGTACCATGGAAAACATCCTTAGATCAACTAAATCTTTACATCTCATGTCATGTAACTATATTGACTCACTACTAAGAAGAAAATCCATGAAACATCACTCAAGAAAACTACCATTTGCTCAGTCACTCTCTTTGATAGTGCAAAGAATTATTACTTCCGTTCAAGAATTATAAACTGGGTAaacataaaactaaaatatatatatctctACCTCAGGGACGCAAACCTCAAAATGAGGTTGTTAGTAGTCCCTTTACCAAATGATTTATGTTTTCAACTTTTAAAAACTAATTCAATTCTACCTATATCGCTGTTCCCCTATCTGGATCAAATAAATAACCATTTAACTTCAAGCATATGTCCTTACAATGCCCATTTAGATAAAGTTAGTCATTCATGTTCTAAAGACCAGGCTTCACAGAAAGAACAAAAAAGCAAATCAAAACAAGATCCGGGCAAAAATTAGTTGGACTTGTACAATAGTCAGTGGCTAAATTGTTTCACATAAAAGAGCATTGCTTTCAACAGGCATCATAGCCCCCTAGTTACCATCCTTATATCAAATTTTCACTCCCTAAATCTCTGTTGAGATAGAGCAAGAGATTATTACTTATTAAGAAGAAAAAGAGCCCTGCTCTAGAGAAATATTGAAAGTAGTTTGTTCCCAATACCTGCACCTTAACATCCTGTAAGCTATAGTAAACAAACAATCACTTTACAATGTTTAACTGCATCATGTAATCATTTTCCCTCACAATATGCCATCCTAAATTCAATCAGCATCATTTACAGGAGCAACTGTATTGGAGAAAGCCGAGAGAGATCTTAGCTGAAGTGACTAGATAAATGTatattacccaaaaaaaaaaatcactttccATGTGTATTTACAGGGCAACACATATATGTCAAAACCTAGTGACAAGAGACTATCAAAGTCACATCTCAAGTTTCCATCTTTGCCAGGTTCCAGCAATCAAAATGACTGGAAGAACAAGTTTGTCACTGCAATCTTATATCTTACATCCAGCATTCAGATCATGAATGATTCAAGCACATTTTCTCAGATAGCAAATCTAATCTTCAAAGCACAAATCTGTGAAAGAGAACAACAAAACATACAGAATCCAATCAATTCCATCACGACCCGCTTCAGGTTTGCAAGATTGTCACATTACTTGATAAGGCAAAAACAGAAAGGAAACAACATTTTCTCCACAATATGCTGCCTTTTTACATCTTACTCCTACAGGTTGCAAATGCTGCTTAAGAAAGAAATCCACAATTCATAGCAAGTACTCACTCTAAGTGCCAGAATAGTGGGAGAAGAAAAAGTGGACAGAAAAGGTTGAGTGGTATTCAATGTGAACCTTGGTTGGCCCATATACAGTTCACATTATAGCTGActttaaatttttgtaaataACACATAGTGTATTGTATTTTAATGTCGAAAGCACCCAGCTGTGTCGGTTGCATGTCATTGATACACCcagacaaattttgaaattaccATCTTCTCCATCTAAATGAGATAAAGAGACCGAGCTCCGGCTCAAGAATTAGACAATGAAACACACGCTCGCAGGAATCGGATATAGGCCAAAGGTTAAGGGCTAAAAAGGGTGCGAATGTCCATCTTCATCAGCAGAAATAATTCTAACGCAGTATATGTCGTGCACCTATTTCTCTCTTAAGGACTCAAAAAATGAGACATGTATCCACAAGTCAAAACTCTAGCTAGGGTTTCACATATTaaccccaaaaagaaaaaatagaaaaaaggaaacaacTTCAGCTTCTCAATCAAAGCTTCAAACtcccaaaagaaaaattgaatttaaCGTGCATGTCACACTAGCAAACTAACAGCTCACAGCCAAAGTCTCCCACTTCATCCCgaataaacaaaaacaaaaactaagaaaaactaaCAAATTCACATAATATTTACATGCATAAACAGAATaatgagagcaaaagaaaacaaaacaaaatgaaaacacAGTGACGCTTACCATCTAAAGGATTCGTCGATGaataaaaatagagaaaaaagaTAAGCTTTTCAGCTCTCCACGAACGCCGACGCCGCCGCCACTGATGGGTGGAAAAAGCGCGCGCGAGGCGCCCAATGTCGAGTATAAATTGATACAAATAAACGTGAAACAGATAGGAAGAGATCTACAGGGGAAGAAAAACGAAAGATTTTTCTAGTTCGTGAGAAGCTCTTCCTTGAAAGAGTCGCCGGTCTCCGGGGCGTTTTAGGGTTTTCAACGAGAGAAGAAGAGACAGTCTGTCCGGGTTTAAGCGCCGATGAATTCCGACGAGTCTTTGCTCAGATCCGATTTTATACAATCTATTTTTTTAAatgatataaaaataaatagtttagGAAAAAGAGGTCTCTTTGGGTTGCTTGTGGGGCTTTTGTTtcccaatttttttctttttttctttctcttgagGATCTTTTTTTGGAAGTATTATACTGTATTAGAAATAGTATGCACTTTGTACgggttaaaaaatatatatatagtatgCGCTGTTGACGGTGATGAGGTGTGGAGATGAAGGATCATCAAAATTATCATGGATAAGTGGTTTGGTGGAGGGTTCTGATTGAAGTTCCGGGGTTGATCGAACGGTTGAATTTTTATGACCTGAATATGGGAAACTGCAGCTGTAATTTACTAGCATTGCTCCCCTCCTTTTccattttgtttgtttggaggCGTGTTTATTGAGAATACTTGTCCACTTTATTCATATTtgaataaaaatattttggctTATTTGCATTAAACCCCCCATGATACAAGTGAGTTGCACTTTTTTGTCCcttaaactcttttttttttcagaaatttgCCCTCATTTGATTAAGTATGAAAATGTTTTTATAATTCCTTCATACAAAATGATGTTGTGATGACTTTAAATGCCTAGGGTGAtttacctttctttttttcctcttttcattCCAAGCCATCAGTGTCCACTGTCCATAaacataaaatgaatttttgaaaatgttgTAATTTGTTATTCTAAATTTGTTGGGTTTAATTACTTTTACTTTCCACATTCTAAATCAAGATTGGAACAAGATATATATTTCATTGTAAAGCATATTTTATTaagtaatttaattagttaagtACAAGTGAATTAACATAGTCATGTACTAAAACGCATAGAAGCCAACTACGCAATATGTTctcaatttaaaaaaatgatggAAATTTTTGACTATGAGACAAAAGGAGCAAATTATGGGAAAATCTTGGTGGTAAGGTAAAAGGATAAAATTATTACAAAACAACAACAAAGGACAAAGTGCAACTTACCCCTATTTTCAAGCCAGTTAAATTCAATTAAACTTAATAAGAATTTTGAAGGCCAAAAGTTTGACTTAGTGCTTTTCACCCCTACTATAGTACTTATATATCGATCAAAGATGAAGTATGTTTCTACAGATAAAGGACAGGTAAAATTAGTAGGATAATCTCATAGGTTCATGGAGAGATTAGTGTAAATGTAGTTGAGCTCAGAAAAATACTTTATATTTAATGTATGGAAATCAAAATCTTAAAGCTCTTTAATTTTAGAGGTGATCTTTTCGAGAGACCAAAAGGGATTTACTAGAAAGCAaattctttacaaacaaaagacTAAAAGGGCAAATGGTTTAGCTCGTATTTTTACTAAAATAATTAAGGTCTTAGCTCTTCAAAAAATTGCTTAGGACGCTCTTTAGTTGAGTAGACAAGAAAAAagaactttttcctttttagaacGAACGTTTTTCATATACCACAAAGTACAAATGTTTGCAATcaaacatttttaaaaaaattcaaattcgatTCGACCTTCAAAGTCAAGCAATGGTCTGCATAGCcttatataaataaatgttgTCATTTTAACTACCctattaaattttaaaatttactttaataaaatttttgtgTGCTGTATGATCAAATAGACTAACTAACTGGCCTAAATATTTATTAATGGtataaaaatttattaagaCTCTTTATGCCTAGCAAGAAGTCAATAAAGAAGAcaaatttctcattttctgTTGGCTGCCATTTTCCATCGATCCATCTTCCTACATCCCATGCATGTCTATACAATGACCCTAGCCTCATCCGCAATTATTGTTCCATCTATTGTGTTGCCCACCTCGTCTTTATCCATCCATCTTTTCTTCCATGCAATAGTCTCTTCTATTTATCGTACCCCCTTGCCAACCCTTTTACGCATTTAGCACAAAAAGTTATGCTCACAAGCCATGTCAAAGCAAGTCGTCGATATACATTTTTGCTATAAGGTGAGTGCTTATGTGGAGTCCATGCACGATTTTCCTGAAGCTGCTACTTAGTCCCCAGTACTTGGGATTGATGTCCTCAAAACTGCAAATTTTGTTGTTTATAACAATTGTTCATTCCTTTCTTGAATCCATTATTCTCTTTGCAACTGTAGTGCGAAGCATCTACGTACTATATTCCCAATTGGATGTCAACTTCTGCATAAAATGAAAAGTTATATCTGAAACGAAAATCTTGTTCCTGGTGTATGCAAAAGGTATGTTTGGATTGGCCTACTTCTGAAGAAAAACACGCTAGAAACCTCAAACACCTAAAAGACGGACAACCATCCTCCCCTATTACCATCTACTCTTCCTCCAACTCCACCACCGGCCTTTTTCTGACCCCCTACAGCTCTTGTATCTTACCTTACTCGTTGGCCTTCTCCCATTTCCCTAATCTGGAAAGAGAGTGCAGAAGAGGATACGGGAGGGAAGGAAAGAGACGGTAGGCTAGAGAGGAGAAAAAAGTAGGGCGTTGCAAGAGGTAGATAAGATCATAAGAGTAAGGGGTGGCAGGAAAGGGACAGGTGGGGAAAGGGTGGCTAGGAACAGGGGGAAAAATAATGGGGGCTAGGTGAAAAAGGGTGCCAGAAAGGAGAGTGTGGGGGAAAGAAAGGGTTGCAAGGGCTAGCTGAGGTGCTCTTGACCTTTTCTAAACTGAAGTTTAGAAATTCGGCTTTTATAAATCTAATTTCAGAAGAAACCTCAAAAGTCGGCAACTCTTGAGTTCCTCCCAGAGACTTATAAACCAAACCCAAACCCCCCAGAACCTCAACTCTTGGCTAGCTGAGGTGCTAAGGGGCAAGAAAGTGGCGAATACTGAAACGTCACAGTAAAGGAAAGCCGGAAAGGTGACAGCATTGGTCGTTAGCCAAGACGTTGGGAAGGGCGATGATGGCTTTAAAAACAACCCTAaaaacatccaattgttttttttttaaatacataaAGCACATccgagattaaaaaaaaaaaacttaaaccAAAAGGAATCTAAAATTTTGCTAGAAGTTATCACTGAACTTCTTTCGAACTAACAAAATTAGGAAGGTTATAAGCACTTCAAAACCATCATTTGCCCTTAAATTGTCTTTTCTTTCTAAGAAGCACCGGTAACATTTACCATTGGAAAATATATATTTGTTGAAAATGATGAGGAAAGTTTAGGCTTAGGTTGACTTATAGAGGCCAACGAGATAGTGACTTATGCACTTCTATATTAACTAAGACAATTTTAATATTCAATTTGGACATTGAATGGGTAATTTTGGAAGTTTACTATCTAGAAATAGTCGAATCATGAGGTATTCTACAAATGATTAACTTTCTATGcattgatagtatatacactatcactgtTGTATATATAATAATTAATCTGAAATTCAAATTATGTGTATGTATCGTATATTTaatcgtgatagtgtatacattgtcaatgtatataaaattaatttattttacaaATGAAGAGATGGAAATGGCAAATGGAGCTAATTTTCAACTTCTAATGACAATTCGTGACTTCATTTGAGTGATTTTTTGACTTTAGCTggtaatatgaaaaaaaaaaattagtgtaGATGGTAATGTGGTAAAAAATCCATATTATGCAACTAAAGAAAATCTTCATTTTACACTTAGTTTGAATTGGGGGAAAAAGAATACATAATTTGGTGACACGCTAAAAATTTTCGTCATTTAGAAGGTTTGGATGGAAAGAAAattataaaggaaaaaaatgatagTAGCGTTACTCCGTGAATCTTTTATCCCAGATATTGTATTAATCTCAAATCCACCATTTATTATTCCCACCACCACACGTAAATATATGATGTGAATTTATATTTATAGTGTATAACAAATACACTATTACATGTGAGTTTACATATGGCAAAAACATATAGGATGAGGTAGAAATTGGAGCACATGATGATTAGATAGAGGATCCGAAATCTTTTTTGACCCATGCACGGATAGAAATTGAGAGAAAGTAAGAAATTTTCAACACAGAAATTCAATATGTAAAATAATATACTTTCTCCGTGtcatattttcactttattaATGTTCTAAAATAAGAGTTATCATGTCAAATTTAACACATGCTTTTCGATATTGCCATTTGAAAAAACAACTTTTTAAAATTCTAATACACATCTATCAAGAAAACATTTTGAATTCATCAATGCCACCTcatttatacataataattATCATGTCTCCATGAAAAgttgaattttcaaaaaatgactCTTATATTGGGATGGAGGGAGTAATCATTTTTATGTTTGAAGACAAATATTTAAAAGACACAaccttctttatttttcttcctttctctcccaaaaagaaaaggccatgtgttaagaagaagaagaagaagaagaagaatttttTTAGCAAAATGACTCATTCCTTCACTAATTTTATAACAAAACCAATTATTGTAAATAAACAATCTAAAATAGTAATTTATTTATCTATAATATATTAGTTAAATATAAGAGTGAGTATTCGATAGAGCGAGTATTCAacagttctcaaataatcttgtttggcaagcaagtttttgatcaagtttgtctgctataattttttaataactttaactATTGTAatgttaaaaatttttcaaaatttttaaattatacatttcaaaatattcaaaaaaaatttctacaacttttacagtaagttacaataaaattttagacaaatataaaaaaaactCACATGTCAAACGAGACCATAATATATCTATTTACTCGAACTTGACTCGCAAATTCAATCGAGTGGATTGAACTCGACTCGAACTCAGTTAAAGCCGAGCAGCTAATCAAGCTACTCGATTGAGTTCTAGCTCTAGGCCAAATAACGGAAGCCCAAATTACATGAGAACAGAGAGCAAATAcgcaaatttggaaaatgacaAAAGTGCTAACAACCTTCAAGTCGTAGGAGGAGCGTTACCAAATTTGTCTTTCAAgtgcaatttttttgaatttcaaacCTTTTGGAGAACTTGTATAATGGGATGATTAATATCCTTCCAGAAACTCCCCTAAGATTCAAAATATTGCCATATCAGATTGCCCCAGTGAAACGTCCAGCTCACTATTCAGCGGTATCTCTGCTTCACTATTACTATACTATACACACGCAGCCACCGCTACACTAGGATAAAACGCACACAGAGACACGCTATAAACTCCATAAACCCACCTACTTCTGTACACAGTCGACGCACGAATTTGTGAAGATACCACGTCGCCCGTGACGAAAGATGAAGGCCTCAATCAAATTCCGCGACGAGCAAAAGCCCTTAGTCAGAGCAAAAATCCCATTAAATGTCCTCAGCTTCCCATTCCAATCAGGAATCGTCGCTGGCGAATCCAAAGAGCTCTCTTTAAATCTCTCCACTTTCTTTGATGCCGGCCCAGCCTTCAAAATCGCTTATCGCCCGAATGATTCTCAAAACCCTTTTAGCTTGATTTGCAAAATCGGAATTGGGAATTTTGGGTCTCCAATTTCGAGCCCTTTTACCATGAGCGCCGAATTCAATTTTGTTGGTAGTCAAAATCAAAATCCTAGCTTTTTTATCCACTTCAAGCCTAAATTTGGGGACTTTTCAATTAAGAAATCACATTCATCCATGGCTTTGGTGAAAAAAGTGGAACCAAAGCTGAACGCCGCTGTTGGCAATGGCGAGGAGGCGCCGCCGTTGGTGAAGCACGGGTATTTTGAGGAGAGTGGGCTCTTTTCCGGTGAGGAGAAAATCGGCGTTTTGCCAGCGGAGTCAGCTGCAGCGGCGACTGGGATAGCGAATAGCATGATGTCTGGGATGGCCGTGAATGCCACGACTGCTTTTCCATTGAGAAGCCGTGCTGTACTGAATTTCCGGTGGGGGCTTAGGTTTCCGTCGGCTGCTGCTTCGGATGGGGTTGATGCTGCAGTTTTAATAGGGAAGAATGTGCGGACGGCTGGGATTTCGTTTAAAAATGTCCCTATGCTTGTGATGGACAAAATCTCGATCGAACACGTAGCCAAGAAGGATTCGAAAGATTCTAAAACTGGGTCGGGTTTAAATTTGGCGGGGAGTGATGACGTGGCTGGGGTGTGTTTGGATGTGAGGAAGCAGCTTGAGATTATTCAAGCCGAGAATGGGCTGTTGAGGAAAGCTTTACATGATCTGAGATCAGATATAGCGGCTGGGAAGATGAACATATCCTTGTCGGATGGTAGTGGGGGCCGTGGTGGCAGCGGTCGTGGTGTCGAGGGGAGGGATGGGAATAAATTTGATAGGCGGGGCAATGGCGGTGACAGGAAGCAATCAGAACTTAATGGGAAGAGCATGGAAGGAGACGTGAACGAGGAACTGATGAAGAAGACTTTTGTTGGTGCTACTGTTGTTTGAGcttgtttaaaaattttatttacctTTGGCAATCATTGAAGAGTTGAAAAGGTATCTATAGTCTTTTTGGGAGCTTGTTTAGCTTAATGTAGAGAATGCAGAATGTAGGAAGGAAGAAGTGCTAGTGCCTAGTAATATTTTGCTGGCTTCTTGTCAACGAAGGGAAGTATGTTTGCTAGTTCAGGAAATTTTGTGTATATTGTTTAGTTATTTATGCTTGAAGTGAGCTTAATATGTTCAATTTTAGCTATGTATGAGGATTTCTTTATGCAAATAAGTCTTAAGTGCTGGTTCGTTTGTCCAAAGTTCATTGTGCCAGTTAGTATTACTCTTGGTTGCTTGTTAGTTGTTAACTTGTTATCGTGAGATAAAAATGATTTCTTGTGAATTGTTGTTTTCGGCTGAAATGCTTGCTAAGTCTAGTTGCTTCAAGTCATATAGTTCTTGGAAAGTCTTTTGCTCCAGGCTCTTCGGGATCCATGCTATGAGATTGGTTAGAGGTAATACTTTAATAACAGTTTACTATGGAATACTTAGCTACACTCCAATGGGATGAAGCAGTTAACATCCTTGGTCTAAACTTGGTTTGCCAACAACATGATATAGTAAGCATCAAGTTTTGCTTCAGAATTTTTACTAGCTTTTAAAGTTTAGCTTTTGAGAACCTTGGGAAATTAAACTACTTGCTATTCGTTTAATTTGCCCAAACTCTGGCATCTTTCTTCTCCCTAGCCTCTTTTATGGAAAAAGTGTATCTTGCTGTGCAACATTGGCAAAGATTTGAAAACAGTTCATGCGCAATGAGGGAATTTATCAATGTCAAAATGGTTGACAATTTATAAGACCTTCGCACCAAGGGCTTGAGCTGCTGCTGATCTTGGATTTTGGATTGGGAACTGGGCCTCTGGAATGCTGTCAAAAGTGTAGTAACTGACTCACTGAAAAATGGATAGTTTGTTTTGTGTTTACTGGTATATGTCACAGGACGGAATGCTAGTAATATTTTGTTTGACTCACACAGGAAGGTGACGTTTGAATCTAGCATTACTGCTTGGACTCATATACTAGTATGTTGGATCTTGCTATCCATTATGATGCCATATAACTTTGATACCCAGTTGGCTTGTCAGAATT
Protein-coding sequences here:
- the LOC113695045 gene encoding uncharacterized protein — its product is MKASIKFRDEQKPLVRAKIPLNVLSFPFQSGIVAGESKELSLNLSTFFDAGPAFKIAYRPNDSQNPFSLICKIGIGNFGSPISSPFTMSAEFNFVGSQNQNPSFFIHFKPKFGDFSIKKSHSSMALVKKVEPKLNAAVGNGEEAPPLVKHGYFEESGLFSGEEKIGVLPAESAAAATGIANSMMSGMAVNATTAFPLRSRAVLNFRWGLRFPSAAASDGVDAAVLIGKNVRTAGISFKNVPMLVMDKISIEHVAKKDSKDSKTGSGLNLAGSDDVAGVCLDVRKQLEIIQAENGLLRKALHDLRSDIAAGKMNISLSDGSGGRGGSGRGVEGRDGNKFDRRGNGGDRKQSELNGKSMEGDVNEELMKKTFVGATVV